CTGGCATGTTGGCTTCACAAACTTCATTAACCGGCACAGATGGCTGACACTGTAATTGCTCCAGTAGACCATCCAAAAGGGAGGCGTCTTCTGTCACATCCGTTAACTTCATCAAGTCAACACAAGTCAGCATGTGAGGCTGCTCAGGGTTCAATTTATTTCGCAGAATTTGCGGAGTTAATCCGATAGCTTCCGCGATTTGTACTAAGCTACCTTTATGCGTATTGGAGAACGCACGACACGCATTATCAAAGTGCGATTGTTTGGAAACGCGATAATCAAACATGTTGCATCCTTATGATTCACATAAAATGAATCAATCACCAATAACGAGTTGAAAGCGAGAATGACCGAACGCCTTACGCAACTGTTCTTCTTTCCAGCGTGCGTAATAGATGCGAATGGGACCACCTGCTTTTTTTTTCCCTTTGCGGATAACTCGCGGCTCAATTGGTAAGCGAGGGTTATCGCCAGTAGACCAGCGGTAGGCGGTGCGTTCAGAAACCCCCTCAAGGAATGCGAATTCTTGAAGAGAAACGACAGGAGCAGGTATTTTAATGATTGCGGTTTCAGAAGCCATATTGCATGATCCCCATTTTGACATTATTTACAATTAATGTGCCTTTATTTGCCAATGATTGCCATTAATTGCCTAACTATATCTCCATATTGAGTAACTGTAAATAGGTTTTATCGAAATGAGAATTGATTCTTTAGGGTGGAGCAACATAGACGTTCTGGATCGAATCTGCATGGCGTATGGATTTTCTCAAAAAATTCAATTAGCTAACCACTTCGACATAGCATCTAGCTCTCTGTCTAACAGATATACTCGTGGTGCTATCTCTTATGACTTTGCAGCACATTGCGCATTAGAAACTGGAGCAAGTCTTAAATGGTTATTGACAGGAGAAGGACAGCAATTCGATGGAAAATCTTCATCAGTAGACACTAAAAAACTTGAAGCTTTCACATTAAGTGAAGAAATCCTCAAAAGCGAGGATTCTCTTAGTATTGATGGCCATTTTTTTTCGAAACCCTTATCCAAAGGAATAGCTGTTCGTACAGATGGAAAGCTTTATTTTATCGATAAAGCAGCATCAATGTCCGACGGTATGTGGTTGGTCGATATTGAAGGAGCTATTAGTATTCGTGAGTTGACTAAATTACCGGGTAAAAAGTTACATATAGCAGGCGGCAAAGTACCTTTTGAATGTAGTATTGATGATATAAAAACATTGGGTCGGGTTGTGGGTATATATAGTGAGATTAATCAATGACTGTTCGTAAAAACCCAGCGGGCGGATGGATTTGCGAACTTTACCCTAATGGAGCAAAAG
This genomic interval from Xenorhabdus doucetiae contains the following:
- a CDS encoding phage regulatory CII family protein, giving the protein MFDYRVSKQSHFDNACRAFSNTHKGSLVQIAEAIGLTPQILRNKLNPEQPHMLTCVDLMKLTDVTEDASLLDGLLEQLQCQPSVPVNEVCEANMPGYLLGATAEVGKLASEAVSGERLTYTRVAEFKKTVNNAVRLLTLAGVTISSRLHSNPAFNSAVDAVAGMGASLV
- a CDS encoding phage repressor protein CI codes for the protein MRIDSLGWSNIDVLDRICMAYGFSQKIQLANHFDIASSSLSNRYTRGAISYDFAAHCALETGASLKWLLTGEGQQFDGKSSSVDTKKLEAFTLSEEILKSEDSLSIDGHFFSKPLSKGIAVRTDGKLYFIDKAASMSDGMWLVDIEGAISIRELTKLPGKKLHIAGGKVPFECSIDDIKTLGRVVGIYSEINQ